The region ACTATCCCAAACTTCCGTCATAACTTACAATTATTATGTATCCTTCTTGATTTATTATACGTCCCTGCCTCGTTTGTATGTTTGTGGTCCGACTGTCTAATTATTTGTAAGTCAGAAGTTGCTGATGATGCGAATGCCTTAGCGTAATGAAgatcttttaaatttgtttggaACGTTTTGGCTCCATATTGTTTTCCAAACCTCCTTACCATCAAAAATTCCAAACATAAagtatatattttcttttatttgtttcaatttaaacATAAGACTACAATTAAGATTGAAAAATAGGCTAAAAATTAACACTTTTAAAAGTTGGGACCATAAAAAAAATCGAATATTCTTCAATGATTAAACCTTCTATTTATATATTAACATAATTACACTTATATATTAAATGAATGAATTATCACGATTGAGTTACCAAAATTTCGTGTGATAACTCATTTAAAATGTCTTAATTTTTACTTCAGTGAAATTCTGTTTCATCAAGGGAACTTCAATCACAGAACAAGAAAAATAACCATTTTCAATTAGTGATCAAACTTGAAATAAACGACAAAATTTTTctgttaaatataaaatatataggACAAAATTTTGctgttaaatataaaatatataggACAAAAAATTTCCTGTTGTTAGTACTGTACACAAGCTTGAAATTATGAAATGACCAGCCCAAAGCTCCTCACTCTCCTTATTGCTACTTCCCAGGGTACAAGTTCAAATAGTTTGGTTCTAAGCAGGTATATCTGCATAGCGAGCAGAAACTGCAAATTACCCAAGAGAACCTGTCAATATGGCTTTGATAATTTCATTTCTCCTGCAATAGAAAataatgtaggactataaccaATTTCATTTGGGTGactaaaagatatatatatataacagcTATATGTGAATACTTTCAAGGAAGGAGAACACAATAATGTGGATGCTTTCAAGCTAATATGTATTTAAGAGTTTTTAAAACGCCTATGATTCAAATAAATCACGCAGAGTCTCAAGTACAATAAGTTCAGTTGTTTTTATTGAGTTAAATGCGGAAAGAGTTTTGTACGCATGGCTTGATAAACTAAGAACAGGCATTTAAAAGAAGTGTCATCAAGGATACCATACTTTCTATTCGCATAATACTAATCAAGGACATTCAGTGAATCATCACTCGCATAGTTATTCCAGCATATCGAAAGGAACAAATTTGACGAAATTTAAGAAAGGCATTGTGATGATCAGGTTTTGGCTGCTCATTAGACCTAGTTTTTTCACTAACCACTTTCAACTTTATACTTTAAGATATAAGATCAAACAGAAATGGCTTTTCTCCTCATCTTCTTTTTATTGGTCGATCACCAAAAAGCAGCaaatatattgctaaaaaaggctaGGATACGACGACTCCAGGAACCTAGAAGAACAGAAACAGCTAGCTGGCTAGGCTAGACAGCAAGCCAAAAGAACAGAGAAAACTACCAAACTACAGGGACAACAACACCTATCAAATTCTGGCCCTAACATCATTCTCAATCTCAGCACAAGTCTGATCAATGTTCTGGATTCTCTGATTAAAAATGGCATCATTTCTGGCAGCCCAGATGTGATACACAGCTGCATTAGACCAAAGCTTTCTAGCTTTTGATGTAGcagaccccccccccccccccccccctcctcTGGATCTTCTAATGAGAAAACTGACCTCTTCTTCATCTAGACCTCCGCCTCAAATCATCAGAATTACTCAGAACTTTGGAGGAAAACTACAGTCAAAGAACAAGTGTCCTATTTTTTCTGTCTGCTGATTACACAGCGAAGTATAGAACAAACACTGGACTGGACAAGTGTTCTATGTTTTCTCCTCATCTTAAAAAGCATAATTCACAGTTATGTCTTAACGCAAGAAGTTTTATCGTAGAAAGGATGCTCATCATAAAATCTTAGGTATAAATCATTAGACTAAACCAAAGAATCCCACAAGAATAGAGCAAAAATGAAACAGACAAAACCAATCAATTTCAGCTATAAGATTGCAGTTAGTATATTATACTGAGCCATACACTAAGCACTAAATTACATTAACAGGATGATTCCAATCAACACAAAGATGAATATTTCAAAAGCCTTCAATTGTATAATACTTGAATGGACTAGCATCGACACAAACATTTTCGAAATGTAAGAAAGCAAAACATTTAGTTCATACCTCAAGAGCAAAACTGAAAGAATATATTGATTAAATCACAGCCCTTCTTTGCCGAACCTTCGCCTTCTCAGCATCAATAATAGATTCCATAAGCTTCACAGCACTATCCAACTTCCCCTGACCATTAACAACAACATAATCAAAATTCTTAACATGCTTAATCTCCTCTCTCGCCGTAGAAACTCTAACAAGCAAAGCCTCAGCCGTCTCAGTCTTCCTATCAATCAACCTCTCAACAAGCTCCATTTCGCTCTCCGccatcaaaaatataaacacagCAGAATTCCCCAAAATCTTCCTCAAAGTCTGAGCTCCTTGAATATCAACCCTCAACACAATATCACACCCTTTCGCCATAAAATCCCGAATCTGATTCTTGGGTATCCCTTTATAATCACCATAAACAAGTGCATACTCCAAAAGCTCATTTCTTTCAACCATACATAAAAACTCTTCCTTAGACACAAAAAAATAATCTTCCCCATCAACTTCACCAGCTCTCATTGGCCTACTGGTTGCAGTCACAACAAAATGCAAACTCTCTCTAACTTCTCTTAATTTCTTGATCACAGCATCTTTACCAACACCACTAGGGCCACTGATGACAATAACTAAAGGATTTGGAGGTGGACAAATTGGGTTTGAGCTAAATGAAGAACCTAGGGAGGATTCGAGGGCTCGAATCAACTCGGGTTTTGTGGCTTTGTCAAGATGTGGGATTGACGATTTGGGTTTGTGGGTATCACTCATTTTGGTATGGAATGCTACTGATATGCAAGTTTTTGATTTTGGAGTGAATTGTGAGGGAATTGGGGAGGTTGGGGATTTGTTGATGTGGAGAAATGGGGAACGGAGGTTGAAAGAGGCGCGTGTGAGAGAGAAACCGAGTCTGTGGAACATGGGGAGAGTGAATGGTGGGTTGGATTGTAGCAGAAGGGAAAATGGAGCATGGATTTTGGGTTCGTAAAAAAATTGGGAGTTTTTGATTGGGGATTAGGGTTTTAGGCCATTGGACTTTCGTTCTGTTTTTCTGGTTGGACTGAACTGATAGATAGGATTTGTCAGTTGTGTTCTtggattttttatatatattttcttccttaacaaaaaaaaactctgCCATAAATTCCAAAATGCAAATGAGTTGACGCTCTCCCGTAAATTGCAGGTTAGAATCGTATTTAAATATgcaactgtttaaaatttgaggttagaattttatttttcggaAAAGAGCTATTCAGCTCGAATAGAAATTGgtctaaatataaaaagttagaaATTGATGAAATTGTTAATGTTAgtcattgattttgttttttttaataattggaagGAGAGAGCGTGTAGAAGGAATTAAACTCACGACCTTGACAGTTTATTTTccaacgcttataccatttgagttgttagtcattaaattaaaacatttaatttaaaattaaattacagcttaatataaataaaaagaaaaatcagaaccctttttagatttaatgattttaattcttttttacaTGTATTTGtccatattattatttttaaaaatgaaattttattttctaaaatccctaataaaataagagaaataatcaaattaaaaaattaaatattattaaatctaAATATTAATTGGATTATTTAaccattaaattttataaaatataattttatttataattatgttaaaaataaatttaaagattaaactggaatttgttttttttaattaagttctTCACTTAATGGACTAACACAAAAATTGAATGgaataattgaaatattaacaaaaataaaattaattttcaaaaaacaattGTAAATATGTGTGGAATGTCGGaatatttttctctttcttaATTACAAgagagataaaaaaattcaaaagtctttctgtttaatttttatattttcatttgaGTAGAGttcaattaaatcgataaatttttAGCGTTAAATAACTTACTTTCGTCTATTTTGATCAATtgatgataatatttttattttgagatCAAATAAGACAATAGTAACTATCATTATACTCTAATTGAGGACAAAATTTGATCATAATTGTCTTTTGAACTTATTACTCTCGTTTTTTATGTGTCCGCTTAACCTAATACATTTGTCTACAATTATGTAtccttttagaattttaaaataattttaactattatcttttaaaattacatctttataataaatgaatacataaataattttacacaatatttattaagttatatcagtatttatttttataatttaagataaacgaattcatatttttaatatgtataattttggataaatgtacaaataaaaaaacaaagacATTATATAgtataatctattttaaaataaaaaaaatactatttttaattaattgaaatgaCTGAAAGTAAGTAATTGCATCTATGCAAATATTCTG is a window of Mercurialis annua linkage group LG2, ddMerAnnu1.2, whole genome shotgun sequence DNA encoding:
- the LOC126669139 gene encoding guanylate kinase 3, chloroplastic, translated to MFHRLGFSLTRASFNLRSPFLHINKSPTSPIPSQFTPKSKTCISVAFHTKMSDTHKPKSSIPHLDKATKPELIRALESSLGSSFSSNPICPPPNPLVIVISGPSGVGKDAVIKKLREVRESLHFVVTATSRPMRAGEVDGEDYFFVSKEEFLCMVERNELLEYALVYGDYKGIPKNQIRDFMAKGCDIVLRVDIQGAQTLRKILGNSAVFIFLMAESEMELVERLIDRKTETAEALLVRVSTAREEIKHVKNFDYVVVNGQGKLDSAVKLMESIIDAEKAKVRQRRAVI